One genomic region from Dermacentor variabilis isolate Ectoservices chromosome 6, ASM5094787v1, whole genome shotgun sequence encodes:
- the LOC142586218 gene encoding NADH-cytochrome b5 reductase 2-like translates to MKRARQLVVIVASVAAAFGAFALVMLLMRKIGIPFTNDVLLVDPNAWYTVRLERRIPITPDVRLLRFSFRSRYQTLGICVGQHLLLCARIDGCSVTRPYTPVSRCDQAGGFDIMVKVYRRGVSREFPEVGGMSQFLDTVRLGTKLKIQGPRGRFVYEGHGRFVTVDGSWLPPATWLGLVAAGSGVTPMLQLLRHVLADGTDKTKIMMIDVNRTEEDIIARRELNGYAKAHAERFSLCHVLSKPPTGEGATTYVAGPLTPGIMAEHLPSPTAETIVLLCGPRTFLSDLCKPALNAIGHKTQRVLCF, encoded by the exons ATGAAGCGGGCGCGCCAGCTGGTCGTGATCGTCGCTTCTGTCGCAGCCGCCTTCGGAGCTTTTGCACTGGTCATGTTGCTCATGCGCAAGATAGGCATCCCCTTCACAAATGACGTGCTGCTCGTCGACCCAAATGCCTGGTACACAGTGCGGCTGGAGCGCCGAATCCCCATCACCCCCGACGTTCGCCTCCTGCGCTTCTCTTTTCGGAGCCGCTACCAG ACGCTGGGCATCTGCGTCGGCCAGCACCTGCTTCTCTGTGCGCGTATCGATGGCTGCTCCGTGACGAGACCGTACACACCTGTGAGCCGTTGCGACCAGGCAGGAGGCTTCGACATTATGGTCAAGGTGTACCGCAGGGGCGTGTCACGGGAATTTCCTGAAGTGGGCGGGATGTCCCAGTTCCTCGACACGGTTCGCCTAGGGACAAAATTAAAG ATCCAGGGCCCACGAGGCCGCTTTGTGTATGAAGGTCATGGACGTTTCGTGACGGTCGACGGCAGCTGGCTGCCGCCCGCAACCTGGTTAGGACTGGTCGCAGCAGGAAGTGGCGTCACGCCAATGCTCCAGCTTCTGCGGCATGTGCTGGCGGACGGGACGGACAAAACGAAAATCATGATGATCGATGTCAACCGCACCGAAGAAGACATCATCGCTCGTCGTGAGCTGAATGGTTACGCCAAGGCGCACGCTGAGCGGTTCAG TCTCTGTCACGTACTAAGCAAGCCTCCCACGGGTGAAGGTGCAACTACATACGTGGCGGGACCCCTGACTCCTGGCATCATGGCCGAGCACCTTCCTTCACCAACAGCTGAGACCATAGTGCTCCTGTGTGGACCACGGACGTTTCTCAGCGACCTCTGCAAACCGGCGCTGAATGCCATTGGACACAAGACGCAGAGAGTGCTATGCTTCTGA